A single window of Salvia splendens isolate huo1 chromosome 8, SspV2, whole genome shotgun sequence DNA harbors:
- the LOC121744726 gene encoding serine/threonine protein phosphatase 2A 55 kDa regulatory subunit B beta isoform-like isoform X1, which yields MDSGNGGEVTSAAAGPPTPLEWKFSQVFGERAAGEEVQEVDIISAIEFDKSGDHLATGDRGGRVVLFERTDAKEHGGNRRDLERMDYQVSRHPEFRYKTEFQSHEPEFDYLKSLEIEEKINKIRWCQTANGAVFLLSTNDKTIKFWKVQEKVKKISEINVDSSKAAGNGGIASSSVSSSSKKFLANGDCSNPSSNPLSNDLSFPPGGLPSLRLPVVVTSGETSLLARCRRVYAHAHDYHINSISNNSDGETFISADDLRINLWNLEISNQSFNIVDVKPTNMEDLTEVITSAEFHPTHCNMLAYSSSKGSVRLIDLRQSALCDSHSKIFEEQEAPGSRSFFTEIIASISDVKFARDGRYLLSRDYMSLKLWDVNMDSGPVATFQVHEYLRPKLCDLYENDSIFDKFECCLSGDGLRVATGSYSNLFRIFGCAQGSTEATTLEASKNPMRRQVQTPARPSRSLTSSISRVVRRGAESPGADANGNSFDFTTKLLHLAWHPSENSIACAAANSLYMYYA from the exons ATGGACAGTGGTAATGGTGGAGAGGTGACATCAGCTGCGGCCGGTCCACCTACGCCGCTGGAATGGAAGTTCTCTCAGGTCTTTGGCGAGCGAGCCGCCGGCGAAGAAGTACAGGAag TGGATATCATCTCTGCCATTGAGTTTGATAAAAGTGGCGACCATCTGGCTACTGGTGATCGTGGTGGAAGGGTGGTTTTATTTGAAAGGACCGATGCAAAAGAA CATGGTGGAAATCGAAGAGATTTAGAGAGGATGGACTACCAAGTCTCTCGACACCCAGAGTTTCGTTACAAAACTGAATTTCAGAGTCACGAACCTGag TTTGACTATCTAAAGAGTTTGGAGATCGAGGAGAAAATCAACAAGATCAGGTGGTGCCAGACAGCCAATGGTGCCGTCTTTCTCCTGTCAACAAATGACAAAACCATTAAGTTTTGGAAG GTCCAAGAGAAGGTGAAGAAAATTTCAGAAATAAATGTAGACTCGAGTAAAGCTGCTGGAAATGGTGGTATTGCAAGTTCTAGTGTCTCTTCTAGTTCCAAGAAGTTTCTTGCTAACGGCGACTGTTCAAATCCTTCTTCCAATCCTTTGAGCAATGACTTGTCCTTTCCACCTGGGGGGCTCCCCTCTCTACGATTACCAGTGGTA GTCACAAGTGGTGAGACTAGTCTTCTTGCAAGATGCAGGAGAGTATATGCTCATGCACACGATTACCATATCAATTCTATCTCAAATAACAG TGATGGTGAGACATTTATATCAGCTGATGATCTCCGAATAAATCTTTGGAACTTGGAAATAAGCAATCAAAGTTTCAATATAGTTGATGTGAAACCGACAAATATGGAGGATCTGACTG AGGTGATAACATCAGCAGAATTCCATCCTACTCACTGCAACATGTTAGCATATAGTAGTTCAAAAGGATCAGTTCGTCTTATCGATTTGCGACAATCTGCACTGTGTGACTCACATTCTAAAAT ATTTGAGGAGCAGGAGGCACCTGGCTCGAGATCATTTTTCACTGAGATTATTGCTTCAATTTCAGATGTTAAGTTTGCCAGGGATGGCAGATATTTACTGAGTCGTGACTACATGTCCCTGAAG TTATGGGATGTTAACATGGATTCTGGTCCAGTGGCAACCTTCCAGGTTCACGAGTATTTAAGACCAAAG CTCTGTGACTTGTACGAAAATGATTCCATCTTTGATAAGTTTGAATGCTGCTTAAGTGGTGATGGTCTTCGAGTGGCTACTGGTTCATACAG CAATCTATTTCGTATATTTGGCTGTGCTCAGGGAAGCACTGAGGCAACTACTCTAGAAGCAAGTAAAAACCCAATGAG AAGGCAGGTCCAGACCCCTGCTAGGCCTTCCAGATCCCTGACCAGTAGCATCAGCCGTGTCGTGAGGCGAG GTGCTGAAAGTCCGGGAGCTGATGCCAATGGGAACTCGTTCGATTTCACTACTAAGCTGCTCCACCTAGCATGGCACCCATCAGAAAACTCGATTGCTTGTGCTGCCGCAAATAGCCTGTACATGTATTATGCATAG
- the LOC121744726 gene encoding serine/threonine protein phosphatase 2A 55 kDa regulatory subunit B beta isoform-like isoform X2 translates to MDSGNGGEVTSAAAGPPTPLEWKFSQVFGERAAGEEVQEVDIISAIEFDKSGDHLATGDRGGRVVLFERTDAKEHGGNRRDLERMDYQVSRHPEFRYKTEFQSHEPEFDYLKSLEIEEKINKIRWCQTANGAVFLLSTNDKTIKFWKVQEKVKKISEINVDSSKAAGNGGIASSSVSSSSKKFLANGDCSNPSSNPLSNDLSFPPGGLPSLRLPVVTSGETSLLARCRRVYAHAHDYHINSISNNSDGETFISADDLRINLWNLEISNQSFNIVDVKPTNMEDLTEVITSAEFHPTHCNMLAYSSSKGSVRLIDLRQSALCDSHSKIFEEQEAPGSRSFFTEIIASISDVKFARDGRYLLSRDYMSLKLWDVNMDSGPVATFQVHEYLRPKLCDLYENDSIFDKFECCLSGDGLRVATGSYSNLFRIFGCAQGSTEATTLEASKNPMRRQVQTPARPSRSLTSSISRVVRRGAESPGADANGNSFDFTTKLLHLAWHPSENSIACAAANSLYMYYA, encoded by the exons ATGGACAGTGGTAATGGTGGAGAGGTGACATCAGCTGCGGCCGGTCCACCTACGCCGCTGGAATGGAAGTTCTCTCAGGTCTTTGGCGAGCGAGCCGCCGGCGAAGAAGTACAGGAag TGGATATCATCTCTGCCATTGAGTTTGATAAAAGTGGCGACCATCTGGCTACTGGTGATCGTGGTGGAAGGGTGGTTTTATTTGAAAGGACCGATGCAAAAGAA CATGGTGGAAATCGAAGAGATTTAGAGAGGATGGACTACCAAGTCTCTCGACACCCAGAGTTTCGTTACAAAACTGAATTTCAGAGTCACGAACCTGag TTTGACTATCTAAAGAGTTTGGAGATCGAGGAGAAAATCAACAAGATCAGGTGGTGCCAGACAGCCAATGGTGCCGTCTTTCTCCTGTCAACAAATGACAAAACCATTAAGTTTTGGAAG GTCCAAGAGAAGGTGAAGAAAATTTCAGAAATAAATGTAGACTCGAGTAAAGCTGCTGGAAATGGTGGTATTGCAAGTTCTAGTGTCTCTTCTAGTTCCAAGAAGTTTCTTGCTAACGGCGACTGTTCAAATCCTTCTTCCAATCCTTTGAGCAATGACTTGTCCTTTCCACCTGGGGGGCTCCCCTCTCTACGATTACCAGTG GTCACAAGTGGTGAGACTAGTCTTCTTGCAAGATGCAGGAGAGTATATGCTCATGCACACGATTACCATATCAATTCTATCTCAAATAACAG TGATGGTGAGACATTTATATCAGCTGATGATCTCCGAATAAATCTTTGGAACTTGGAAATAAGCAATCAAAGTTTCAATATAGTTGATGTGAAACCGACAAATATGGAGGATCTGACTG AGGTGATAACATCAGCAGAATTCCATCCTACTCACTGCAACATGTTAGCATATAGTAGTTCAAAAGGATCAGTTCGTCTTATCGATTTGCGACAATCTGCACTGTGTGACTCACATTCTAAAAT ATTTGAGGAGCAGGAGGCACCTGGCTCGAGATCATTTTTCACTGAGATTATTGCTTCAATTTCAGATGTTAAGTTTGCCAGGGATGGCAGATATTTACTGAGTCGTGACTACATGTCCCTGAAG TTATGGGATGTTAACATGGATTCTGGTCCAGTGGCAACCTTCCAGGTTCACGAGTATTTAAGACCAAAG CTCTGTGACTTGTACGAAAATGATTCCATCTTTGATAAGTTTGAATGCTGCTTAAGTGGTGATGGTCTTCGAGTGGCTACTGGTTCATACAG CAATCTATTTCGTATATTTGGCTGTGCTCAGGGAAGCACTGAGGCAACTACTCTAGAAGCAAGTAAAAACCCAATGAG AAGGCAGGTCCAGACCCCTGCTAGGCCTTCCAGATCCCTGACCAGTAGCATCAGCCGTGTCGTGAGGCGAG GTGCTGAAAGTCCGGGAGCTGATGCCAATGGGAACTCGTTCGATTTCACTACTAAGCTGCTCCACCTAGCATGGCACCCATCAGAAAACTCGATTGCTTGTGCTGCCGCAAATAGCCTGTACATGTATTATGCATAG
- the LOC121744726 gene encoding serine/threonine protein phosphatase 2A 55 kDa regulatory subunit B beta isoform-like isoform X3 produces MDSGNGGEVTSAAAGPPTPLEWKFSQVFGERAAGEEVQEVDIISAIEFDKSGDHLATGDRGGRVVLFERTDAKEHGGNRRDLERMDYQVSRHPEFRYKTEFQSHEPEFDYLKSLEIEEKINKIRWCQTANGAVFLLSTNDKTIKFWKVQEKVKKISEINVDSSKAAGNGGIASSSVSSSSKKFLANGDCSNPSSNPLSNDLSFPPGGLPSLRLPVTSGETSLLARCRRVYAHAHDYHINSISNNSDGETFISADDLRINLWNLEISNQSFNIVDVKPTNMEDLTEVITSAEFHPTHCNMLAYSSSKGSVRLIDLRQSALCDSHSKIFEEQEAPGSRSFFTEIIASISDVKFARDGRYLLSRDYMSLKLWDVNMDSGPVATFQVHEYLRPKLCDLYENDSIFDKFECCLSGDGLRVATGSYSNLFRIFGCAQGSTEATTLEASKNPMRRQVQTPARPSRSLTSSISRVVRRGAESPGADANGNSFDFTTKLLHLAWHPSENSIACAAANSLYMYYA; encoded by the exons ATGGACAGTGGTAATGGTGGAGAGGTGACATCAGCTGCGGCCGGTCCACCTACGCCGCTGGAATGGAAGTTCTCTCAGGTCTTTGGCGAGCGAGCCGCCGGCGAAGAAGTACAGGAag TGGATATCATCTCTGCCATTGAGTTTGATAAAAGTGGCGACCATCTGGCTACTGGTGATCGTGGTGGAAGGGTGGTTTTATTTGAAAGGACCGATGCAAAAGAA CATGGTGGAAATCGAAGAGATTTAGAGAGGATGGACTACCAAGTCTCTCGACACCCAGAGTTTCGTTACAAAACTGAATTTCAGAGTCACGAACCTGag TTTGACTATCTAAAGAGTTTGGAGATCGAGGAGAAAATCAACAAGATCAGGTGGTGCCAGACAGCCAATGGTGCCGTCTTTCTCCTGTCAACAAATGACAAAACCATTAAGTTTTGGAAG GTCCAAGAGAAGGTGAAGAAAATTTCAGAAATAAATGTAGACTCGAGTAAAGCTGCTGGAAATGGTGGTATTGCAAGTTCTAGTGTCTCTTCTAGTTCCAAGAAGTTTCTTGCTAACGGCGACTGTTCAAATCCTTCTTCCAATCCTTTGAGCAATGACTTGTCCTTTCCACCTGGGGGGCTCCCCTCTCTACGATTACCA GTCACAAGTGGTGAGACTAGTCTTCTTGCAAGATGCAGGAGAGTATATGCTCATGCACACGATTACCATATCAATTCTATCTCAAATAACAG TGATGGTGAGACATTTATATCAGCTGATGATCTCCGAATAAATCTTTGGAACTTGGAAATAAGCAATCAAAGTTTCAATATAGTTGATGTGAAACCGACAAATATGGAGGATCTGACTG AGGTGATAACATCAGCAGAATTCCATCCTACTCACTGCAACATGTTAGCATATAGTAGTTCAAAAGGATCAGTTCGTCTTATCGATTTGCGACAATCTGCACTGTGTGACTCACATTCTAAAAT ATTTGAGGAGCAGGAGGCACCTGGCTCGAGATCATTTTTCACTGAGATTATTGCTTCAATTTCAGATGTTAAGTTTGCCAGGGATGGCAGATATTTACTGAGTCGTGACTACATGTCCCTGAAG TTATGGGATGTTAACATGGATTCTGGTCCAGTGGCAACCTTCCAGGTTCACGAGTATTTAAGACCAAAG CTCTGTGACTTGTACGAAAATGATTCCATCTTTGATAAGTTTGAATGCTGCTTAAGTGGTGATGGTCTTCGAGTGGCTACTGGTTCATACAG CAATCTATTTCGTATATTTGGCTGTGCTCAGGGAAGCACTGAGGCAACTACTCTAGAAGCAAGTAAAAACCCAATGAG AAGGCAGGTCCAGACCCCTGCTAGGCCTTCCAGATCCCTGACCAGTAGCATCAGCCGTGTCGTGAGGCGAG GTGCTGAAAGTCCGGGAGCTGATGCCAATGGGAACTCGTTCGATTTCACTACTAAGCTGCTCCACCTAGCATGGCACCCATCAGAAAACTCGATTGCTTGTGCTGCCGCAAATAGCCTGTACATGTATTATGCATAG
- the LOC121745774 gene encoding protein CHUP1, chloroplastic-like encodes MEVKHSKEVATHLKIGLTVALSLGGALYTYHRFKNIKLPHGHGRNVDSRKEISDDQNNQQHRRILSLNSEDDPCLKKNDSDEEGQEREVRRLRNRVKFLEEKDRNQELQLLEYYGIKEQQTAVIELQNRLRLNTMEAKLYNLKIESLLLDNRRLEAQAADHANATAELEAAKAKMKTLRKKLRAEAEKNKEQILSLQDRLAMVQDHEMKTAEVDLEMKQQLEEACELRLELEEMRKCNDILKLENIELAQKLEYVQMLAENAVDNEEVVELKEESFHLKQENKEWREEVERMKAEKATDVEELIFLRWINACLSNELKNYQPAGNSIARNLSPKSEEKIKKLLLEYANKEPKTIDSNYLESDQWSSSQNSCMTDERDLDLPSTSKPGKAKIFGKLRRLLLGKSSRRQTPLVDRTPSADNIPGRLSCEYPAGSPRVVDAGGNDIIKASSILSRSGSRRSFDVPRSYSRGNMTMAATSNGSRPRSSNVDDPSSLINRIEALADYESTSWSTGDQTTSREELKKFSEAFKESRSKYSFRSSFESTS; translated from the exons ATGGAAGTCAAACATTCAAAGGAGGTTGCCACACATTTGAAAATTGGCTTGACTGTGGCTTTATCCCTCGGTGGGGCTCTCTATACCTATCATAGATTTaaaaacatcaaacttcctCACG GTCATGGAAGAAATGTCGATTCAAGAAAGGAAATTAGCGATGATCAG AATAATCAACAGCATAGAAGAATCCTCTCGTTGAATTCCGAAGACGATCCGTGTCTGAAGAAGAACGACTCGGACGAGGAGGGGCAGGAGCGGGAGGTGCGTAGGCTACGCAACCGGGTGAAATTCCTTGAAGAAAAGGACAGGAACCAGGAGCTCCAGCTCCTCGAATACTACGGGATCAAGGAGCAGCAGACAGCGGTGATCGAGCTCCAGAACCGCCTCCGGCTGAACACCATGGAGGCGAAGCTGTACAATCTAAAGATCGAGTCGCTGCTGCTCGACAACAGGCGGCTGGAGGCTCAGGCGGCTGACCACGCCAATGCCACGGCCGAGCTGGAGGCAGCCAAGGCGAAGATGAAGACGCTGAGGAAGAAGCTGAGGGCGGAGGCCGAGAAGAATAAGGAGCAGATTCTGAGCCTGCAGGATCGGCTGGCGATGGTGCAGGATCATGAAATGAAGACGGCGGAGGTGGATTTGGAGATGAAGCAGCAGCTCGAGGAGGCGTGCGAGCTGAGGCTGGAGCTCGAGGAGATGAGGAAGTGCAATGATATCTTGAAGCTCGAGAACATCGAGCTCGCGCAGAAGCTCGAGTACGTGCAGATGCTCGCTGAGAACGCCGTGGATAACGAAGAG GTGGTGGAGCTGAAGGAAGAGAGCTTCCATCTAAAGCAAGAGAACAAAGAGTGGAGAGAGGAGGTTGAACGGATGAAGGCGGAGAAGGCGACGGACGTGGAGGAGTTGATCTTCCTACGATGGATCAACGCGTGCCTCAGCAACGAGCTAAAGAACTACCAACCGGCCGGGAATAGCATTGCCCGAAACCTGAGCCCTAAGTCGGAGGAGAAGATAAAGAAGCTCCTACTCGAATACGCCAACAAAGAGCCAAAGACCATCGACTCCAACTACCTCGAATCCGACCAATGGTCTTCGTCTCAAAACTCGTGCATGACCGACGAGCGTGACTTGGATCTCCCGTCCACAAGCAAGCCCGGGAAGGCCAAAATTTTCGGCAAGCTCAGACGGCTACTCCTCGGGAAAAGCTCCCGACGCCAGACTCCCTTGGTGGATCGCACCCCATCCGCGGATAATATCCCGGGACGCTTGTCGTGCGAATACCCAGCGGGCTCACCAAGGGTGGTGGACGCCGGGGGCAATGACATCATCAAGGCGTCGTCGATCCTTTCCAGGAGCGGGTCCCGCAGGTCCTTCGACGTCCCAAGGTCATACTCCCGAGGGAATATGACCATGGCCGCCACCAGTAATGGGTCGCGGCCGCGGAGTAGCAACGTGGATGATCCATCCAGTTTAATTAATAGAATCGAGGCATTGGCAGACTACGAATCGACAAGTTGGTCAACGGGAGACCAAACTACGTCTAGGGAGGAATTAAAGAAATTTTCAGAGGCTTTCAAGGAATCACGCTCCAAATATTCCTTTAGGAGTTCGTTTGAATCTACCTCTTGA